A genome region from Pseudanabaena sp. Chao 1811 includes the following:
- a CDS encoding YpsA SLOG family protein produces the protein MNILVTLIISGGQTGADWGGLLAAADVGIATGGLAPKGYLTELGTNPDLAKFGLVESDSGDYEIRTIHNVLTADATVIFADYINSDGTKLTIESCIKYQKPYLINPDSISLNDWLIEQQVKVLNVAGNRESIAQGIGDRTRQVVRDALSLCTITGKLIQGHRVASGLAEDSPYSEGTISMQIPFFQNLGLDLSSYFRGTLNIDISPYTYKIQKPQYTFRQVNWTTEHPPEDFSFISCQVRRKGTLYDGWVYYPHPETKIRHFHNPSLLEVIALPINDLVYGDSLQLLINSREIKVLCAQNPKIKA, from the coding sequence ATGAACATTCTAGTAACTTTAATCATTTCAGGTGGACAAACTGGTGCAGACTGGGGTGGATTACTCGCGGCGGCGGATGTGGGCATTGCCACGGGTGGTCTAGCGCCTAAAGGCTATCTTACTGAATTAGGAACAAACCCAGATCTTGCCAAGTTTGGTTTGGTGGAATCAGATAGCGGCGACTACGAGATTCGTACCATACACAATGTCCTAACTGCTGATGCAACAGTTATTTTTGCTGACTATATAAATAGCGACGGCACAAAGTTAACTATCGAATCCTGCATCAAATATCAGAAACCCTATCTCATCAATCCTGATTCTATCTCCTTGAACGATTGGCTAATTGAGCAACAAGTCAAAGTATTGAATGTAGCTGGGAATAGAGAATCCATAGCTCAGGGCATAGGCGATCGCACAAGGCAAGTTGTAAGAGACGCGCTAAGTCTATGTACTATAACTGGCAAACTGATTCAAGGTCATCGTGTTGCATCAGGACTTGCAGAGGACAGTCCTTATTCTGAAGGTACAATCTCTATGCAGATTCCCTTCTTCCAAAATCTAGGGCTAGACCTGTCAAGCTATTTTCGAGGAACTTTAAATATTGATATCTCACCTTACACTTACAAAATCCAAAAGCCCCAATACACCTTTCGTCAAGTAAATTGGACAACTGAACATCCACCCGAAGATTTTTCTTTTATTTCCTGCCAAGTTCGTCGTAAAGGTACTCTCTATGATGGTTGGGTGTACTATCCACATCCCGAAACTAAGATCCGTCATTTCCACAATCCATCGTTGCTAGAGGTGATCGCTTTGCCTATTAACGATCTTGTCTATGGAGACTCTTTGCAATTACTGATTAACTCACGGGAAATTAAAGTGCTTTGCGCTCAAAACCCAAAAATTAAAGCCTGA
- a CDS encoding tetratricopeptide repeat protein, with the protein MDSTLGIAYLGALVLLLAGVSWLVIRQILKARSLENVISELQPKLQKEKGTPEDYYQLGSVYLRKKLYSQAIALFNKAIKEGGENLPEVYNALGFSYFSQDQYDLAIKNYKEAIALQTGYITAINNLGHAYEKKKLLPQAIEMYEQVLILDEKNETAKRRLTSLRKQVVPTA; encoded by the coding sequence ATGGATAGTACATTAGGGATCGCATACCTTGGGGCGTTAGTCCTACTCTTAGCAGGGGTTAGCTGGTTAGTTATCCGCCAGATTTTAAAAGCCCGTAGTTTAGAAAATGTTATTTCTGAATTGCAACCTAAGCTCCAAAAAGAAAAAGGGACACCTGAAGACTATTACCAGCTTGGTAGCGTGTATTTACGCAAAAAGCTCTATTCTCAAGCCATTGCTCTGTTTAATAAGGCAATCAAAGAAGGTGGCGAAAATCTTCCTGAAGTCTACAATGCGTTAGGATTTTCCTATTTTTCTCAAGATCAGTACGATCTAGCAATCAAAAATTACAAAGAGGCGATCGCTTTACAGACTGGCTATATCACGGCGATCAATAATCTTGGTCATGCCTATGAAAAGAAAAAATTATTGCCTCAGGCGATCGAGATGTATGAGCAAGTGTTGATATTGGATGAAAAAAATGAAACGGCGAAGCGTCGCTTGACTTCTTTAAGAAAACAAGTAGTCCCAACAGCTTAA
- the mnmA gene encoding tRNA 2-thiouridine(34) synthase MnmA, with amino-acid sequence MSNITSTIEQVKEKVVVGLSGGVDSSVAAALLHRAGYDVTGLTLWLMRGKGQCCSEGMVDAARLCEELGIHHEIVDSRDVFEQSIINYLVTGYAAGATPLPCSRCNKAVKFTPMMTYAREKLGINKIATGHYAKLSFNDDSGRYELRRAVDDTKDQSYFLYEVGQEELSCCIFPLGETTKVETRKIAAEFGLATAEKPESMDLCLVEANGSMRAFLDKYLTPVQGKIVDTNGNVLGEHDGTYHYTIGQRKGLGVAAANPLYVIALDPIKNEVIVGDRSEAHDKECTINQVNWVSMAPTDVPFHADVQVRYRTVPAGATVIPLSGDRARIVFDEPQFSITPGQAAVFYRDDLLLGGGLIESKI; translated from the coding sequence ATGTCAAACATAACCTCAACTATAGAGCAAGTTAAAGAAAAGGTCGTTGTCGGCTTATCGGGCGGAGTCGATAGCTCTGTTGCCGCCGCCTTATTGCATCGTGCAGGATACGATGTCACAGGATTGACGTTGTGGTTAATGCGCGGTAAAGGACAATGTTGTTCTGAGGGGATGGTCGATGCCGCACGTCTATGCGAAGAATTAGGCATTCATCATGAAATTGTTGATAGCCGTGATGTCTTTGAACAAAGCATTATTAATTATCTAGTTACTGGCTATGCGGCGGGAGCTACACCTCTACCCTGCTCACGCTGCAACAAAGCTGTGAAATTTACACCAATGATGACCTATGCTCGCGAAAAATTAGGCATCAATAAAATTGCCACGGGGCATTATGCCAAGCTGAGTTTTAATGATGATTCGGGACGCTATGAATTGCGACGTGCAGTTGACGACACTAAGGATCAATCCTATTTTCTCTATGAAGTCGGACAGGAGGAATTAAGCTGCTGTATTTTTCCTCTAGGTGAAACCACTAAAGTTGAAACTCGTAAAATTGCTGCGGAGTTTGGCTTAGCCACTGCCGAAAAGCCCGAAAGTATGGATCTCTGCCTTGTAGAAGCCAATGGCTCCATGAGAGCCTTTCTCGATAAATATCTCACACCTGTCCAAGGCAAGATTGTCGATACAAATGGCAATGTGTTGGGTGAGCATGATGGCACATATCACTACACCATTGGTCAACGCAAAGGTTTAGGCGTAGCAGCAGCCAACCCTCTCTACGTGATTGCCCTTGATCCAATTAAAAATGAAGTGATTGTTGGCGATCGCTCAGAAGCCCATGATAAGGAATGCACAATTAATCAAGTGAACTGGGTGTCAATGGCTCCTACCGATGTCCCCTTCCATGCGGATGTGCAAGTTCGTTATCGCACCGTTCCTGCGGGGGCAACGGTAATTCCGCTATCAGGCGATCGCGCCAGAATCGTCTTTGACGAGCCACAATTTAGCATTACCCCCGGACAAGCTGCTGTGTTTTATCGGGATGACTTACTACTTGGTGGTGGACTGATCGAATCCAAGATATAA
- a CDS encoding alpha-mannosidase, with protein MIDLGNCLNQVIDQLKSRSRLSILGNWQRQDEHGEWKILPTVNSKQNKPILSFLPREENIQIKQVWQVPEIYAGLTTLGATIRLNLIWWADICEVWVNGEKVQEGDLFDQKCRLLLTQEAEVNQEFSLEIKLNSTKHDIGALQLAEIVFEYSHQSCDPDRFATELEILQTYIPIFTKHQIDLLPLETATNSLILLFSEAESITSAKFFAQLAEIREPLLQYGDFLKQRQIYILGNSHIDVAWLWAIAETKNAMQRTFTSALNLQKIYPELIFNQSTAVSYQWMEQEYPELFARIQSAVADGKWELIGGMWVEPDGNLPSGEALIRQILYGQEYFRAKFNREVKIAWLPDTFGFHWQMPQILLKSGFEAFVTQKLLWNDRNKFPHQIFWWEGVDGSQIFTYFSNELGQGLEPVAIAKYLATQEEKHHIPETAWLYGVGDHGGGPTADMLDLGREWTDSPLFFQMKPSTLENFLLNLKGKLPDDLPVWQDELYLEFHRGTFTSKADQKRQNRQMEVLLGNAEKFSAIAYLTSQIPYPQADLETAWQGLLLNQFHDILPGTSIPEVFTDADRTWAEAREICDRILEPVDAKHQQTAHLQAWNFLNWQRSQLVRLDDKSLCWLENIPSFGFAELEAVAIRDTTQPLSITSENNKFYLENIYLRVEIDAKTGVIAQIFDKRSQKDILQSPSELQFFEDKGQYWDAWNIDPNYESKKLESATLESITISENCSLLASIRIVQRFRNSTFIQEVQLTAFEPFISVNNSVDWQEEYTLAKVSFPVNWQASYATYEIPMGTIQRSTLGKTPEAQAKWEVPAQYWADISSEDDALGLAILNDSKYGYDAKPDCLRLTLLRSPNWPSPNSDRGHHQFTYRLVTHQGDWREANIVKLAQELNNPIVLKTSPIQETSQSFLSVSAPNIILSAFKRSQDQSGWIIRLYETHGKSIETDIEISSHLLQLENIWECDLMEHKNDLISLVKNADNSFKVIFKPYEIKTFLI; from the coding sequence ATGATTGATTTAGGAAATTGTTTAAATCAAGTTATTGATCAACTAAAGTCGCGATCGCGTTTATCGATTCTTGGCAATTGGCAACGACAGGACGAGCATGGGGAATGGAAGATATTGCCAACGGTAAATTCTAAGCAGAATAAGCCAATTTTATCTTTCTTGCCAAGGGAAGAGAATATTCAGATCAAGCAAGTTTGGCAAGTTCCCGAAATATATGCAGGTTTAACGACTCTGGGCGCAACCATTCGCCTCAATTTAATTTGGTGGGCAGATATTTGTGAAGTTTGGGTTAATGGAGAGAAAGTTCAAGAAGGGGATTTATTCGATCAAAAATGTCGCTTGCTCTTGACTCAAGAAGCTGAAGTAAATCAAGAATTTAGTTTAGAAATTAAATTAAATAGTACTAAGCATGACATTGGGGCGTTGCAGCTTGCAGAAATAGTTTTTGAGTATTCCCATCAATCCTGCGATCCTGATAGATTTGCAACTGAGCTAGAGATTCTCCAGACTTACATTCCGATTTTTACTAAACATCAAATTGATTTACTTCCTTTAGAAACTGCTACAAATAGTTTAATCTTGCTTTTCTCTGAAGCTGAATCTATTACCAGTGCCAAGTTTTTTGCTCAACTCGCAGAAATTCGTGAACCATTGCTGCAATATGGTGACTTTCTCAAACAACGGCAAATTTATATACTCGGCAATTCTCATATTGATGTGGCGTGGTTATGGGCGATCGCCGAAACTAAAAATGCGATGCAGCGCACCTTTACCTCAGCGTTAAATTTACAAAAAATTTATCCAGAATTAATCTTCAATCAAAGCACGGCGGTTTCCTATCAATGGATGGAGCAAGAATATCCTGAGTTATTTGCACGGATTCAGTCAGCCGTGGCGGATGGAAAATGGGAACTTATCGGTGGGATGTGGGTAGAGCCAGATGGGAACTTACCAAGCGGCGAAGCTTTAATTAGACAAATTCTCTATGGTCAGGAATATTTTCGGGCGAAATTTAATCGCGAAGTGAAAATTGCATGGCTACCCGACACCTTTGGCTTTCATTGGCAAATGCCGCAAATCCTATTAAAAAGTGGGTTTGAAGCCTTTGTGACTCAGAAATTACTATGGAACGATCGCAATAAATTTCCTCATCAAATCTTTTGGTGGGAAGGGGTGGATGGAAGTCAAATTTTTACTTACTTTAGTAATGAGCTTGGTCAAGGATTGGAACCTGTGGCGATCGCCAAATATCTCGCCACCCAAGAAGAAAAGCATCATATCCCTGAAACAGCATGGCTCTATGGTGTAGGCGATCACGGTGGAGGACCAACTGCCGATATGCTAGATCTGGGGCGTGAGTGGACGGATTCACCCCTGTTCTTTCAAATGAAACCTAGCACCTTAGAAAATTTCCTTTTAAATTTGAAAGGAAAACTGCCCGACGATTTACCCGTTTGGCAAGATGAGCTTTATTTAGAGTTTCATCGCGGTACATTTACCTCGAAGGCTGATCAGAAGCGGCAAAATCGTCAAATGGAAGTACTTTTAGGTAATGCCGAAAAATTTAGCGCGATCGCCTATTTAACTAGTCAGATTCCCTATCCGCAAGCCGATTTAGAAACCGCATGGCAAGGATTACTTCTTAATCAATTTCACGATATTCTACCAGGAACTTCGATCCCTGAAGTGTTTACCGATGCCGATCGCACATGGGCTGAGGCGCGAGAAATCTGCGATCGCATTTTAGAACCTGTTGATGCAAAACACCAACAAACAGCCCATTTACAAGCTTGGAATTTTTTAAACTGGCAGCGATCGCAATTAGTTAGACTTGACGACAAATCCTTGTGTTGGTTAGAGAATATTCCTAGTTTTGGTTTTGCAGAATTAGAAGCTGTAGCAATTAGAGATACTACTCAACCTTTAAGCATTACTTCTGAAAATAATAAATTTTATCTAGAAAATATTTATCTACGGGTTGAGATTGACGCTAAAACTGGGGTGATCGCGCAAATATTTGATAAGCGCTCGCAAAAAGACATATTACAATCTCCTAGCGAATTACAGTTTTTTGAAGATAAAGGACAATACTGGGATGCTTGGAATATTGATCCTAATTATGAAAGTAAAAAGCTAGAATCTGCAACCCTAGAATCGATTACAATTTCAGAAAATTGTAGCTTATTAGCATCAATTCGTATTGTTCAAAGATTTCGTAATTCTACTTTTATCCAAGAAGTTCAACTAACAGCTTTTGAGCCATTTATTAGTGTAAATAATTCAGTAGATTGGCAAGAGGAATATACTTTAGCTAAAGTTAGTTTCCCTGTAAATTGGCAAGCATCCTATGCTACTTACGAGATTCCGATGGGAACAATTCAGCGTAGCACTTTAGGTAAAACCCCTGAAGCTCAAGCTAAATGGGAAGTTCCCGCCCAATATTGGGCGGATATATCTTCAGAGGATGACGCTCTAGGTTTAGCGATTCTCAATGATAGTAAGTATGGCTATGATGCTAAGCCCGATTGCTTACGCTTAACTTTGCTACGCAGTCCTAACTGGCCCAGCCCAAATAGCGATCGCGGACATCATCAATTTACCTATCGCTTAGTTACCCATCAAGGTGATTGGCGTGAGGCAAATATTGTCAAATTAGCCCAAGAATTGAATAATCCTATTGTTTTAAAAACCTCACCAATTCAAGAAACTTCGCAAAGTTTTCTAAGTGTCTCTGCACCGAATATTATTCTTTCCGCATTTAAGCGATCGCAAGATCAATCAGGTTGGATTATTCGTTTATATGAGACACATGGTAAGTCAATAGAAACAGATATCGAAATTTCGTCGCATTTACTGCAATTAGAAAATATATGGGAATGTGATCTCATGGAACATAAAAATGATTTGATCTCATTAGTTAAGAATGCCGACAACTCTTTTAAAGTTATATTTAAACCCTATGAAATCAAAACATTCTTGATCTGA
- a CDS encoding AAA family ATPase — MSFNPKLCRNESEVESKLIVQYLLPTLGYDASKWHQEVALGSIRLDFLALTSQVFPSITDAAPKVCVVMEAKHPKHNLDSHVRRLSRYLMRLHVVYGVLTNGKDFRIYELVGDQVKLNFQCQGAEITDNIEKIKDIIGRDKLAGIKPKIADSVDKSSPPLNQVFAITPPQSLQTSIVIPNPKVRTMKTIAIYHNKGGVGKTTTTINLAAAISRKGLKVLIIDLDSQANTTYAAGLMKFDTEEEDTLKDSNIYNVVFYPKSNYIPEIALKSTFTYPPVDVIPAHINLIWQEARLVDKDSSKTHLVKKLELVKDDYDVVLIDTPPSLNLYAKIALIACDYLIIPSDLKPFANEGLRNVKNFIEEIDEFRTFINKPAIEVLGVLPSKILTNANYIKSTLPKQEKVVEERYGFPVLETRIFQREDLSRAIDNFIFEGDRQIPDPKSIFDFKPDSISAAEFEELANEVLEKLGL, encoded by the coding sequence GTGAGTTTCAATCCAAAGCTTTGTCGTAATGAGAGCGAAGTTGAAAGTAAATTAATTGTCCAGTATCTTTTGCCTACACTTGGTTATGACGCGAGTAAATGGCATCAGGAAGTTGCATTAGGGAGTATTCGCTTAGATTTTTTAGCCCTGACTTCTCAAGTATTTCCGAGCATTACTGATGCTGCACCCAAGGTTTGTGTGGTGATGGAAGCGAAGCACCCAAAGCACAATCTTGATTCCCATGTGCGTCGGTTGAGTCGTTATTTAATGCGCTTACATGTTGTGTATGGGGTGTTAACCAATGGTAAAGATTTTCGGATTTATGAGCTTGTGGGCGATCAGGTCAAGCTAAATTTTCAATGTCAAGGTGCAGAAATTACCGACAATATCGAAAAAATCAAGGATATTATTGGCAGAGACAAATTAGCTGGGATTAAACCGAAAATTGCTGATTCTGTAGATAAATCTAGCCCCCCACTTAATCAAGTATTTGCTATTACGCCTCCACAATCTTTACAAACTTCAATTGTTATTCCCAACCCAAAAGTAAGAACTATGAAAACGATCGCGATCTATCACAACAAAGGTGGTGTAGGCAAAACCACGACTACCATTAATCTTGCTGCTGCCATTAGTCGTAAGGGTTTAAAAGTTCTCATTATTGATCTCGATAGTCAGGCGAATACTACCTATGCCGCAGGTTTAATGAAGTTCGATACTGAAGAAGAAGATACGCTCAAAGATAGCAATATTTACAATGTTGTCTTCTATCCCAAATCTAACTATATTCCTGAAATTGCACTCAAGAGTACCTTTACTTATCCCCCAGTTGATGTTATTCCCGCGCATATTAATTTGATTTGGCAAGAAGCAAGATTGGTTGATAAAGATAGCTCTAAAACACATCTAGTCAAGAAATTAGAACTGGTAAAAGATGACTATGATGTGGTGTTGATCGATACGCCACCATCTCTGAATCTCTATGCCAAAATTGCACTAATTGCCTGTGATTATTTAATTATCCCCTCCGACCTCAAACCCTTTGCCAATGAAGGTTTACGCAATGTCAAAAACTTTATTGAAGAAATTGATGAGTTTCGGACTTTTATCAATAAACCTGCGATCGAGGTTTTAGGTGTATTACCTTCCAAAATCTTGACTAATGCCAATTACATTAAGTCAACTTTGCCTAAACAAGAAAAAGTTGTCGAAGAGCGCTATGGATTTCCTGTGTTGGAAACCAGAATCTTCCAACGCGAAGACTTATCAAGGGCAATTGATAATTTTATATTTGAAGGCGATCGCCAAATTCCTGATCCTAAGTCTATTTTTGATTTTAAGCCAGATTCCATATCTGCTGCCGAGTTTGAGGAATTAGCCAATGAAGTTCTTGAGAAATTAGGATTATAG
- a CDS encoding type III pantothenate kinase: MNKYLAIAIGNTRIKAVIFGSDRQILEEYAFTHDQLPILEAKLTDRDFANIAIASVVPELLTSWHHLPQTKILRTSDVPLRDLYTTMGCDRALAAYGAGEVYGYPVLVIDAGTAITLTGIDADRALVGGAIVAGLRSQFLSLYENTSALPDVHIPESLPNRWGMDTPSSIQTGIAHIFLAGLQAYLDDWRSQFPDSKVIITGGDGEHLVKWGLQVDIIDKNLIFWGLWYCREFQSKALS; encoded by the coding sequence ATGAATAAGTATCTTGCGATCGCCATTGGCAACACCAGAATTAAGGCAGTTATTTTTGGTAGTGATCGCCAAATTCTTGAGGAATATGCCTTTACCCATGACCAATTACCAATTTTAGAAGCAAAGCTTACTGATCGAGATTTTGCAAACATTGCGATCGCCTCGGTAGTTCCTGAATTGCTCACCAGTTGGCATCATCTACCGCAAACCAAAATTCTGAGAACTAGCGATGTGCCTTTGCGAGATTTGTACACAACGATGGGATGCGATCGCGCTTTGGCGGCGTATGGCGCAGGGGAAGTCTATGGCTATCCTGTCTTAGTAATTGATGCGGGGACAGCGATTACTTTAACGGGAATTGATGCGGATCGTGCTTTGGTTGGTGGGGCAATTGTGGCAGGTTTGAGATCGCAGTTTTTAAGTTTGTATGAAAATACGTCAGCTTTGCCCGATGTGCATATTCCTGAATCCTTACCAAATCGTTGGGGCATGGATACGCCTAGCTCAATTCAAACGGGAATTGCTCACATATTTTTAGCGGGTTTGCAAGCTTATCTCGATGATTGGCGATCGCAATTTCCCGATAGCAAGGTGATAATTACTGGAGGAGATGGAGAACATTTAGTGAAATGGGGACTGCAAGTAGATATAATTGATAAGAATCTAATTTTTTGGGGATTATGGTATTGTCGTGAGTTTCAATCCAAAGCTTTGTCGTAA
- a CDS encoding helix-turn-helix domain-containing protein, translating into MDDDAKLALQLLAEQIKKRRKILGLSQEKLAEKCGFDRALVS; encoded by the coding sequence ATGGATGATGACGCAAAGCTAGCACTACAGCTTCTAGCAGAACAAATTAAAAAAAGACGGAAAATCCTTGGACTATCTCAGGAAAAGTTAGCTGAAAAGTGTGGCTTTGATAGGGCACTGGTCAGTTAA
- a CDS encoding ISKra4 family transposase, which yields MNTTIIESNEKFVTLKIKIPYSKSFLETEANIQSALNEAGTVASGEALKQLDTDGMPIEVEGRIMTSKGKQGKTYQTPYGSIAINRHVYQGSTGGATYCPLEVDARIIITSTPRLAKQISHKYAEMSSVRLVEDLRENHGRDVHRSFVQTLVEAVGSIALSKEEDWAYRTPKLGIAIPTVSIGLDGTCMLLCDEGYRQAMVGTISLYDQEGERQHTTYIAAAPEYGRETFLGRLRREVETVKQLYPNAHYQGLADGAPENWAFLNTVTDTQTLDFYHATQYLDKAAKAIYPRDEQAQKAWMDNRCHSLKHEVGAASRILTEMQTIQESVK from the coding sequence ATGAATACAACAATAATTGAGAGCAACGAGAAATTTGTAACCCTGAAAATTAAGATACCATACAGCAAATCTTTCTTAGAAACAGAAGCAAACATCCAGTCAGCGTTAAATGAAGCGGGGACAGTCGCAAGCGGAGAAGCATTAAAACAGTTGGATACGGATGGAATGCCCATCGAAGTAGAAGGGAGAATAATGACGAGTAAGGGAAAACAGGGAAAAACGTATCAAACACCCTATGGCAGCATCGCCATCAATCGTCACGTTTATCAAGGAAGTACAGGAGGAGCAACATACTGTCCGTTAGAAGTAGATGCAAGGATCATAATTACCTCAACGCCAAGATTAGCCAAGCAGATTAGCCACAAATATGCAGAAATGAGTAGTGTGAGACTAGTCGAAGATTTACGAGAGAATCATGGCAGAGATGTCCATCGTTCATTTGTGCAAACCTTAGTGGAAGCAGTAGGCAGTATCGCGCTTAGTAAAGAAGAAGACTGGGCTTATCGCACCCCAAAACTGGGCATAGCAATTCCAACGGTGAGCATTGGATTAGATGGGACTTGTATGTTGTTATGTGATGAAGGATATCGCCAAGCAATGGTAGGTACGATTAGCTTGTATGACCAAGAAGGAGAAAGACAACACACAACTTACATCGCTGCGGCTCCAGAATATGGACGAGAGACCTTTTTAGGACGACTGCGACGGGAAGTTGAGACTGTCAAACAATTGTATCCCAACGCGCATTATCAAGGTTTAGCCGATGGTGCTCCCGAAAACTGGGCTTTTCTGAATACTGTAACCGATACCCAAACATTGGACTTTTACCATGCCACCCAGTACTTAGACAAAGCAGCTAAGGCGATTTATCCACGCGATGAACAGGCTCAAAAAGCTTGGATGGATAATCGTTGTCACAGCCTTAAACATGAAGTTGGTGCAGCATCAAGGATACTCACAGAAATGCAAACTATTCAAGAGAGTGTAAAGTGA
- a CDS encoding DUF2235 domain-containing protein: MKRLVVCCDGTWQKLESAGATNVVKITQAIRATDDEGTPQIVFYDEGIGTEGDFLDRIGGGAFGVGIDQKIKAAYRFLSLNYEEGDEIYLFGFSRGAYTVRCLAGFIYCSGLLRRQYIRKAPEAYELYRDRGDDAKPSSDRPIQFRQNYGDRVHIRALCCWDTVGSLGIPDLIPYFPLDNWINKKYEFFDTQLNRYIQNAFHAIAIDEIRKSFLVTPMKHSDDADTNIQQLWFVGEHGCIGGGTEATYGLSDITLSWMMERVEGLGLALDRQHLEYKLNPNFNTHFNNQPTGVFKLDEQVWRTVEGGISVLHETVKQRWQQDPSYRPENLLHLSKELNS; this comes from the coding sequence ATGAAAAGACTCGTTGTATGCTGTGATGGAACTTGGCAAAAGCTAGAAAGTGCTGGCGCTACTAATGTGGTAAAAATTACCCAAGCAATTCGGGCTACAGATGATGAAGGAACGCCACAAATTGTTTTTTATGATGAAGGTATTGGTACTGAAGGCGATTTTCTTGATCGGATAGGAGGTGGTGCTTTTGGAGTGGGAATCGATCAAAAAATCAAGGCTGCCTATCGATTTTTGAGCTTGAACTATGAGGAAGGTGATGAGATCTATCTATTTGGATTTAGTCGCGGAGCTTATACAGTACGTTGTTTGGCGGGATTCATTTACTGCTCTGGCTTGCTAAGGCGGCAATATATTCGTAAGGCTCCTGAAGCTTACGAACTCTATCGCGATCGCGGTGATGATGCCAAACCCAGTAGCGATCGACCTATTCAATTTCGTCAAAATTATGGTGATCGCGTTCATATTCGGGCATTGTGCTGCTGGGACACTGTAGGTTCCTTGGGTATTCCCGATCTGATTCCTTACTTTCCTTTAGATAACTGGATTAACAAGAAGTACGAATTTTTCGATACCCAACTAAATCGCTATATCCAAAATGCTTTTCATGCGATCGCGATCGATGAAATCCGTAAGTCGTTTTTGGTAACGCCAATGAAACACAGTGATGATGCTGACACTAATATTCAACAGTTATGGTTTGTGGGCGAACATGGCTGTATCGGTGGAGGTACTGAAGCTACCTATGGCTTGTCGGACATTACCTTGTCTTGGATGATGGAACGAGTTGAGGGATTAGGACTAGCCCTTGATCGCCAACATCTTGAATATAAACTCAATCCCAATTTTAATACTCACTTCAACAACCAACCTACTGGTGTATTCAAATTAGATGAACAAGTTTGGCGAACAGTGGAAGGTGGTATCTCAGTGCTACATGAGACTGTAAAGCAACGTTGGCAGCAAGATCCCAGCTATCGACCAGAGAATTTATTGCATTTAAGTAAAGAGCTTAATTCATAA
- the dapF gene encoding diaminopimelate epimerase, translated as MAIAFSKYHGLGNDFVLIDNRHSAEPILTPEQSKKWCDRNFGIGADGVIFLLNADNGEHRMRIYNSDGSEPEMCGNGIRCLGKFMQDLGIPTIDGKYPIHTGAGLIVPQMDADGQVTVDMGKPFLTAAEIPTTLGESDQKVVNLPLEVGGKTWNVTTVSMGNPHCMTFVDDVDSIPLAEIGVLFEHHPVFPNRTNTEFVEVVNRGYVKMRVWERGAGATLACGTGACATVVAGVLNDLCDRTCTVNLPGGDLKITWSAESDRILMTGPAKLVFTGSVVNEL; from the coding sequence ATGGCGATCGCATTTAGTAAATATCACGGCTTAGGTAATGACTTTGTATTGATTGATAACCGTCATAGCGCTGAGCCAATCCTCACACCAGAGCAATCAAAAAAATGGTGCGATCGCAATTTTGGCATCGGTGCAGATGGCGTAATCTTCTTGCTAAATGCTGATAATGGCGAACATCGGATGCGAATCTATAACTCCGATGGTTCCGAACCAGAAATGTGCGGGAATGGAATTCGCTGTTTAGGTAAATTTATGCAGGATTTGGGAATCCCCACCATTGACGGCAAATATCCCATTCACACAGGTGCAGGCTTGATCGTGCCTCAAATGGATGCTGATGGACAGGTAACTGTAGATATGGGCAAGCCATTTTTGACTGCTGCCGAGATTCCCACCACTTTGGGCGAAAGCGATCAAAAAGTAGTCAACCTTCCCCTCGAAGTCGGTGGCAAAACTTGGAATGTGACCACTGTAAGTATGGGCAATCCCCACTGCATGACCTTTGTGGATGATGTTGATAGTATTCCCTTAGCCGAAATCGGCGTTCTCTTTGAACATCATCCCGTATTCCCTAATCGTACAAATACTGAATTTGTGGAAGTCGTCAATCGTGGCTATGTCAAAATGCGCGTATGGGAACGTGGCGCTGGCGCAACCCTCGCCTGTGGAACAGGAGCCTGTGCCACCGTCGTTGCAGGAGTCTTAAATGATCTCTGCGATCGCACCTGCACCGTAAATCTCCCTGGAGGCGATCTCAAGATTACTTGGTCAGCCGAAAGCGATCGCATTTTGATGACAGGCCCTGCAAAACTAGTATTTACAGGCTCAGTTGTTAACGAATTGTAA